In the Ensifer adhaerens genome, one interval contains:
- a CDS encoding MYG1 family protein, translated as MIPEFLVTHSGGFHADELLSTVILTRLFPEARLIRSRDPEWIKPGTDRIVYDVGGQYDPATGIFDHHQRGAPLREDGQPYSSFGLIWKHYGRDYLVASGVPQDHVEAVHSAFDTRFVLPVDLVDNGALDPSVAGPLAGLTLPALLETLKPVFDEAGQEADDRGFQSALAIARSLVEAGVAQRAAKLRAEALVLQQIARAGDGRVLELPMGMPFRPAVVKSGADHLLFVVHPRDKDWCLTGIRKSDEGFELRADLPAAWAGLTNGDLEAACGVAGASFCHNGRFIAAAATREAALAMAELAVAAATSSAVEARA; from the coding sequence ATGATCCCAGAGTTTCTCGTTACCCATTCCGGTGGCTTTCATGCCGACGAGCTGTTGTCCACCGTCATTCTCACCCGGCTTTTCCCTGAAGCGCGCCTGATCCGCAGTCGGGATCCGGAGTGGATCAAGCCCGGTACGGATCGTATCGTCTATGATGTGGGGGGGCAGTATGACCCGGCTACCGGTATCTTCGATCATCACCAGCGTGGCGCGCCGCTCAGAGAAGACGGCCAGCCCTACAGCTCTTTCGGCCTGATCTGGAAGCACTATGGCCGCGACTATCTCGTCGCTTCAGGCGTTCCTCAAGACCATGTCGAGGCGGTTCATTCGGCCTTTGACACACGCTTCGTGCTTCCGGTCGATCTGGTGGACAACGGCGCGCTCGACCCTTCCGTTGCTGGGCCGCTGGCGGGGCTGACGTTGCCGGCGCTGTTGGAAACCTTGAAGCCGGTCTTCGACGAGGCCGGCCAGGAGGCAGACGACCGTGGTTTTCAATCAGCCTTGGCGATTGCCCGCTCGCTCGTCGAGGCCGGCGTAGCGCAGCGCGCTGCCAAGCTTCGGGCCGAGGCACTCGTCTTGCAGCAAATCGCCCGTGCCGGTGATGGTCGCGTTCTCGAGTTGCCGATGGGCATGCCCTTCCGTCCGGCCGTCGTGAAGTCCGGTGCCGATCATCTTTTGTTCGTCGTGCATCCGCGCGACAAGGACTGGTGCCTGACTGGCATTCGCAAGTCCGATGAGGGCTTTGAACTTCGCGCAGACCTGCCTGCCGCCTGGGCTGGCCTGACCAATGGCGATCTGGAAGCGGCTTGCGGGGTCGCGGGCGCGAGTTTCTGCCACAATGGCCGCTTCATCGCGGCCGCCGCGACGCGCGAAGCGGCACTTGCCATGGCCGAACTGGCCGTCGCGGCGGCCACTTCGTCCGCCGTGGAAGCCAGGGCGTAG
- a CDS encoding LysR family transcriptional regulator, with the protein MRTVSPSDLSSFLALARHRSFRRAADELGCTPSALSHALKALEERLDLRLFNRTTRSVALTEAGELLLARVAPAFRDIEDALDDLNNFRGTPVGRLKLNAARASAKMVLLPLVARFLEAYPKISIEIVTDNDLVDMVSEGFDAGVRFGEVIAQDMIAVPIGPRQRTAIVATPTFFERFPKPTAPDHLRQLPCVGLRFGSGRLYAWEFERGGVELQVEVSGPLIVDDQDMMVDAALAGAGVTFTFEDQVQSLIDEGKLVRVLEDWCPYYGGLYLYYPSRRQMPAALRAFVDFIRMTAGTRT; encoded by the coding sequence GTGAGAACCGTATCACCGTCCGACCTGTCCTCCTTCCTGGCCTTGGCCCGGCATCGCAGCTTCCGCCGGGCCGCCGACGAGCTCGGCTGCACGCCCTCGGCCCTCAGCCATGCGCTGAAAGCGCTCGAAGAGCGTCTCGATCTCCGCCTCTTCAACCGAACGACCCGCAGCGTCGCGTTGACGGAAGCAGGCGAGCTCCTCCTCGCACGCGTCGCCCCCGCCTTCCGCGACATCGAGGATGCGCTCGACGACCTCAACAACTTCCGAGGCACACCCGTCGGGCGCCTGAAGCTCAATGCGGCGCGGGCCTCCGCGAAGATGGTGCTTCTGCCTTTGGTCGCGCGTTTTCTCGAAGCTTATCCGAAGATCAGCATCGAGATCGTCACCGACAACGATCTCGTCGACATGGTATCGGAAGGTTTCGACGCCGGCGTTCGTTTCGGCGAAGTGATTGCGCAGGACATGATCGCCGTACCGATCGGGCCACGCCAACGCACCGCAATCGTGGCAACGCCCACCTTCTTCGAGCGCTTTCCAAAACCAACCGCACCCGATCACCTGAGGCAACTCCCCTGCGTCGGGCTGCGTTTCGGCAGCGGCCGCCTCTATGCATGGGAGTTCGAGCGCGGTGGCGTGGAACTTCAGGTCGAAGTGAGCGGCCCGCTGATCGTCGACGACCAGGACATGATGGTGGATGCCGCCCTTGCCGGCGCCGGCGTGACATTCACATTCGAGGATCAGGTGCAGTCGCTGATAGACGAGGGAAAGCTTGTTCGGGTGCTTGAGGACTGGTGTCCCTACTACGGCGGCCTTTACCTATATTATCCCAGCCGGCGACAGATGCCGGCGGCACTGCGCGCCTTCGTCGATTTCATCAGGATGACCGCGGGCACCAGAACTTAG
- a CDS encoding oxidoreductase produces MHTWFVTGASRGFGALIVERALAKGDQVVATARNPKAIVERFGEQANLLAVALDVTDEAQAHQAVGQAIARFGRIDVLVNNAGYGLLGAVEEAGGAEIEALYRTNVFGLLAVTRAVLPHMRRQRSGRILNFSSVGGYRSGPGFGVYCSTKFAVEGLTEALAAELAPLGIYATAIEPGYFRTDFLDSTSLSVSPIEIEDYAETAGVVRGKAKEISHNQPGNPDKLAEVLIAFADAENPPVRLPLGSDTVAAIEAKHVADAEILANWHAVSVSTDFEPAA; encoded by the coding sequence ATGCATACATGGTTCGTTACCGGGGCATCGCGCGGATTTGGTGCCCTCATTGTTGAAAGGGCGCTCGCCAAGGGCGATCAGGTCGTCGCGACGGCGCGCAATCCGAAGGCGATCGTCGAGCGTTTCGGCGAGCAAGCCAACCTTCTGGCAGTCGCGCTCGATGTTACCGATGAGGCCCAGGCGCATCAGGCGGTCGGCCAGGCGATCGCACGCTTTGGCCGGATCGATGTTCTGGTCAACAATGCAGGCTACGGTCTGCTGGGGGCAGTCGAAGAAGCGGGCGGCGCCGAGATCGAGGCGCTCTATCGCACCAACGTCTTCGGCCTGCTGGCCGTTACCCGGGCCGTGCTGCCGCACATGCGCCGCCAGCGTTCGGGACGCATCCTGAACTTCTCGTCGGTCGGCGGCTATCGCAGCGGCCCCGGTTTCGGGGTCTATTGCTCGACGAAGTTCGCGGTCGAAGGCTTGACCGAGGCGCTTGCCGCAGAGCTTGCCCCGCTCGGTATTTATGCGACGGCGATCGAGCCCGGCTACTTCCGTACCGACTTCCTGGATTCGACCTCGCTCAGCGTCAGCCCGATCGAGATCGAGGACTATGCGGAAACGGCCGGCGTCGTTCGCGGCAAGGCGAAGGAGATCAGCCACAACCAGCCGGGCAATCCCGACAAGCTGGCTGAGGTCCTGATCGCGTTTGCCGATGCTGAAAATCCGCCGGTACGGCTGCCGCTCGGCAGCGACACGGTGGCGGCGATCGAAGCCAAGCACGTAGCGGACGCGGAAATCCTTGCGAATTGGCATGCCGTATCGGTCTCGACCGACTTCGAACCGGCAGCATAG
- a CDS encoding MFS transporter has product MDGRAAAASIDAANDAARPNAGKTATSPLTRPMLTLFAFASGLAVANAYFAHPLLDVMAADFKLSQTSAGLIVGATQIGYALGLILLVPLGDLFDRRRVIIVQSLLSVVALSFVALSARAEMLMASIAAVGMLAVLTQALVAYAASLAHPSERGRVVGFVTSGIVIGILSARTVAGLLTDLSGWRSVYLASCVATLLIAGLLYRLLPQQRRETSQLSYPRLVGSTFKLIWEEPVLRTRGVIAMLIFANVTTLLTPLVLPLSAPPFSMSHTGVGLFGLAGIAGALAASRAGHWADRGFGQTTTGIALTLMLVAWLPISLLDHSLLWLIAGVLVLDFGLQAVHVTNQALIYRIRPEAQNRLTAAYMLFYSLGSAIGSSLSTVAYARAGWSGVCLMGATISLASLLFWLMTRPSGSKHREEAALNG; this is encoded by the coding sequence ATGGATGGTAGAGCCGCTGCGGCGTCGATCGACGCCGCAAACGATGCTGCGCGCCCCAACGCCGGCAAGACTGCGACGTCACCGCTGACGCGCCCGATGTTGACCCTCTTCGCCTTTGCCTCTGGCCTGGCGGTCGCCAACGCCTATTTTGCCCACCCGCTGCTGGATGTGATGGCCGCGGATTTTAAGCTGTCGCAGACAAGCGCCGGCCTGATCGTCGGCGCGACGCAGATCGGCTACGCGCTCGGCCTGATCCTGCTCGTTCCGCTTGGCGATCTCTTCGATCGCCGCAGGGTCATCATCGTCCAGTCCCTGCTTTCCGTGGTCGCGCTCAGCTTTGTGGCCCTTTCGGCCCGTGCCGAAATGCTGATGGCCTCGATCGCCGCCGTCGGCATGCTTGCCGTATTGACGCAGGCTCTGGTCGCCTATGCGGCCAGCCTGGCCCATCCTTCGGAGCGCGGACGAGTGGTCGGGTTCGTCACCAGCGGTATCGTCATCGGCATCCTCTCCGCCCGCACGGTCGCGGGTCTTCTGACGGATCTCTCCGGCTGGCGCTCGGTCTATCTCGCATCCTGCGTCGCAACCCTGTTGATCGCCGGCCTGCTTTACAGGCTGCTGCCGCAGCAGAGACGGGAAACAAGCCAGCTCAGCTATCCCCGCCTCGTCGGTTCCACCTTCAAGCTGATCTGGGAAGAGCCGGTGCTGCGCACCCGCGGCGTGATCGCCATGCTGATCTTCGCGAATGTGACCACGCTGCTCACGCCGCTTGTTCTGCCGCTGAGTGCGCCGCCTTTCTCGATGTCCCACACCGGGGTCGGCCTCTTCGGCCTCGCAGGCATCGCCGGAGCACTGGCCGCTTCGCGGGCCGGCCATTGGGCCGATCGCGGCTTTGGCCAGACGACGACCGGAATTGCACTTACGCTCATGCTCGTCGCGTGGCTGCCGATCTCCCTGCTGGACCACTCCCTTCTCTGGCTGATCGCCGGGGTCCTCGTGCTCGACTTCGGGCTCCAGGCGGTTCACGTAACCAACCAGGCTCTGATCTATCGCATCCGCCCGGAAGCGCAGAACCGGCTGACGGCCGCCTACATGCTGTTTTATTCGCTAGGCAGCGCCATCGGGTCCTCCCTCTCCACCGTCGCCTACGCGCGGGCGGGATGGAGTGGCGTGTGCCTGATGGGCGCCACGATCAGCCTTGCCTCGCTGCTCTTCTGGCTGATGACACGGCCTTCGGGATCGAAGCATCGGGAAGAGGCGGCGTTGAACGGTTGA
- a CDS encoding winged helix-turn-helix transcriptional regulator → MVARRSLKGDYCPSARSLDAIGDWWSLLIVRDAFDGLRRFSDFQKSLGIAKNILTDRLRTLVDRGILETVPVGEAKARVEYQLTPMGRDLFPVMVALRQFGERHLFRPGEEHSLLVEKETGLPVKLDIRTQDGRPIEASETVLIKVPED, encoded by the coding sequence ATGGTGGCGCGCAGAAGCCTCAAGGGGGACTACTGCCCCAGCGCGCGATCTCTGGACGCGATCGGCGACTGGTGGTCGCTGCTGATCGTGCGCGATGCGTTCGATGGGCTGAGACGCTTCAGCGATTTTCAGAAAAGCCTCGGCATTGCCAAGAATATCCTGACGGATCGCCTGCGCACGCTCGTCGACCGCGGCATTCTGGAGACAGTCCCTGTCGGTGAGGCGAAAGCGCGGGTGGAGTATCAGCTGACGCCGATGGGCCGGGACCTCTTTCCCGTGATGGTCGCTTTGCGCCAGTTCGGCGAACGACACCTGTTTCGGCCCGGCGAGGAGCATTCCCTGCTGGTCGAAAAGGAAACAGGGCTACCAGTCAAGCTCGATATCCGCACGCAGGATGGCAGGCCGATCGAGGCGTCCGAGACAGTCCTGATCAAGGTTCCCGAAGACTGA
- a CDS encoding GGDEF domain-containing protein, which yields MSVVTLDQVENQIARGFRYLQFSPEIEALFRKEYAAERVRLAVIWGVIGVFIYDLVYFGDRTMLPDVFDELLVARFLVFTPFVIGCILAVRRWPNALLYDILAVAIAVLGVTLPMAAATQSASSYLFVYQNGNSAAFLFFVIALRPRFLAVVIGLALMCASHFTTTQLTGAFDDVTYSGIITFYLTLSIFLAASAYFLEQKDRQNFLNHLRGSLLYRRLERNAERDELTGLLNRRSLARVGEMLWNDAPHLVPVSAILLDIDHFKRFNDVHGHIEGDACIRAVSQCIRDTVDEASFVFRFGGEEMLVLAADREPLQALAMAERIRTAIERLGIAHRGLGDGCVTASLGVASALAAETTLEKLLQKADSALYEAKRMGRNTVTLASAPKPGAQVA from the coding sequence ATGAGCGTTGTCACGCTGGACCAGGTCGAGAACCAGATCGCGCGCGGCTTTCGTTATCTGCAGTTCTCGCCGGAGATCGAGGCGCTGTTCCGCAAGGAATATGCGGCCGAGCGTGTGCGGCTCGCGGTGATCTGGGGCGTGATCGGCGTCTTCATCTACGACCTGGTCTATTTCGGCGACCGTACGATGCTGCCGGATGTGTTCGACGAGTTGCTCGTCGCCCGTTTCCTGGTGTTCACGCCTTTCGTAATCGGCTGTATCCTCGCCGTGCGCCGCTGGCCGAATGCGCTTCTCTACGACATTCTGGCGGTGGCAATCGCGGTGCTCGGCGTCACCTTGCCGATGGCGGCGGCTACCCAAAGCGCCAGTTCCTACCTCTTCGTCTACCAGAACGGCAATTCTGCCGCTTTCCTGTTCTTCGTCATCGCGCTGCGGCCGCGCTTCCTTGCCGTCGTGATCGGGCTAGCGCTGATGTGCGCGTCCCATTTCACCACTACGCAGCTGACCGGTGCCTTCGACGATGTCACCTATTCCGGCATCATCACCTTCTATCTGACGCTGTCGATCTTTCTTGCGGCCAGCGCCTATTTCCTGGAGCAGAAGGACAGGCAGAATTTTCTCAACCACTTGCGCGGCAGCCTCCTCTATCGCCGGCTTGAGCGTAACGCCGAACGGGATGAACTGACGGGACTGCTGAACCGCCGCTCGCTGGCGCGAGTAGGCGAGATGCTGTGGAACGACGCGCCGCACCTGGTGCCGGTTTCGGCGATCCTTTTGGATATCGATCACTTCAAGCGGTTCAACGACGTTCACGGCCACATCGAGGGCGACGCCTGCATCCGCGCCGTCTCGCAATGCATCCGCGATACGGTGGACGAGGCCTCCTTCGTCTTCCGCTTCGGCGGGGAGGAAATGCTGGTGCTCGCCGCCGATCGGGAGCCGCTGCAGGCGCTGGCGATGGCCGAGCGGATCCGCACGGCGATCGAACGGCTCGGCATTGCGCACCGCGGACTTGGCGACGGGTGCGTGACCGCAAGTCTCGGCGTCGCCTCGGCCCTTGCGGCCGAAACGACGCTCGAAAAATTGCTGCAAAAGGCCGACAGCGCCCTCTACGAGGCAAAGCGCATGGGCCGCAACACGGTCACGCTCGCGAGCGCTCCGAAGCCTGGTGCGCAAGTCGCCTGA
- a CDS encoding aldehyde dehydrogenase family protein produces the protein MKMIEQIYVDGAFVTPEGSERFELFNPATEEKIGEVRLGDAEDARAAIAAARRAFPTMRRTTPAERIAMLHALRDAVAARAGALHEAMATEYGAPQSFLAFSVPHAARVFDVAAKTVADYAFARQIGNAEVVMEPVGVAAAITPWNSNIGFICTKLATAIAAGTTIVIKPSEMSAIQTQTLLEALHEAGLPRGVLNVVNGYGHVVGAELSQNPGVAKITFTGSTTTGRTILRAAAETFKRVTLELGGKGPQILLDDADLNRAIPHVLASAFRNSGQACIAGTRLLVSKQKHAEVTSRLATAVSALRTGPSSDPASDIGPMVSARQWQRVQSYIRFAQEDGATLLVGGEGRPEGLDRGWFVRPTVFTDVTNDMRIAREEVFGPVLSVLSYRDEDEAIAIANDTDYGLQSYVLGTDLARMRRVAGQLEAGRVVLNEAPADAEAPFGGFKHSGIGREFGPFGLEAFLEPKAIIG, from the coding sequence ATGAAAATGATCGAGCAGATCTACGTGGACGGAGCTTTCGTGACACCTGAGGGCAGCGAGCGTTTCGAGCTTTTCAATCCCGCCACGGAGGAGAAGATCGGCGAAGTTCGCCTCGGCGATGCGGAAGACGCCCGCGCGGCCATCGCAGCTGCCAGGCGCGCCTTCCCCACGATGCGGCGCACGACACCAGCCGAACGCATCGCAATGCTGCACGCGTTGCGCGACGCCGTCGCGGCGCGCGCCGGTGCCCTGCATGAGGCAATGGCAACGGAATACGGCGCACCGCAATCCTTCCTCGCTTTTTCGGTGCCGCATGCAGCCCGCGTTTTCGATGTCGCCGCGAAGACCGTGGCCGATTATGCCTTTGCCCGGCAGATCGGCAACGCCGAGGTGGTCATGGAACCGGTCGGCGTTGCCGCCGCTATCACCCCGTGGAACAGCAATATCGGCTTCATCTGCACCAAGCTCGCCACCGCGATCGCGGCTGGCACGACGATTGTGATCAAGCCGTCGGAAATGAGCGCCATCCAGACCCAGACTTTGCTGGAAGCGCTGCACGAGGCCGGCCTTCCGCGCGGCGTGCTCAACGTCGTCAATGGCTACGGCCATGTCGTCGGCGCGGAACTCAGCCAAAACCCCGGTGTCGCCAAGATCACCTTTACCGGTTCGACGACGACCGGGCGGACAATCCTTCGAGCCGCCGCGGAAACCTTCAAGCGCGTGACCCTGGAGCTCGGCGGCAAGGGGCCGCAGATCCTGCTCGACGACGCCGATCTCAACCGGGCCATTCCGCATGTGCTTGCTTCCGCCTTTCGTAACAGCGGTCAAGCCTGCATCGCCGGGACCCGACTTCTGGTTTCGAAGCAGAAGCATGCGGAAGTGACCTCCCGTCTCGCGACCGCCGTCTCGGCGCTGAGGACCGGCCCTTCGAGCGACCCGGCATCGGATATCGGCCCCATGGTCAGCGCCAGACAATGGCAGCGCGTCCAGTCCTATATTCGTTTTGCGCAGGAGGACGGCGCGACGTTGCTGGTCGGTGGCGAAGGTCGCCCCGAAGGGCTCGATCGTGGCTGGTTCGTCCGCCCCACCGTTTTCACCGATGTAACCAACGACATGCGGATCGCGCGCGAGGAAGTCTTCGGCCCGGTCCTCAGCGTCCTCTCCTATCGCGACGAAGACGAGGCGATCGCCATCGCCAACGACACGGACTACGGTCTGCAATCCTATGTTCTCGGCACCGACCTTGCGCGCATGCGCCGCGTGGCCGGCCAACTCGAGGCCGGCCGTGTGGTGCTCAATGAGGCGCCGGCGGATGCTGAGGCTCCCTTCGGCGGCTTCAAGCATTCCGGCATCGGTCGCGAGTTTGGCCCCTTCGGCCTCGAAGCCTTCCTGGAGCCGAAGGCCATAATCGGCTGA
- a CDS encoding LysR family transcriptional regulator — protein MRPSLSELEAVTAIARLGGFRAAARELGVSSSALSHAVSALEERLDVRLFNRTTRSVALTAAGEAFVAEVLPALAAIDGAVERVTESRARPRGTLRLNTSPGAARIVLQPLLMEYLRRFPEMAVEVATDNALVDIVALGFDAGFRLSEAVPPDMIAVPVTRQTRMIVVGSPDYFREKAAPLRPGDLVNHTCIRARRASGRIYHWEFSRRGESVEIDVPGRLILDESGLMLEAALCGAGLAYLSDHAVQEHVASGRLLQVLDDWTPPYDGLCLYFSGRRHVPAKLRALIELVRELRVEGGGAVGATP, from the coding sequence ATGAGGCCCAGTCTCTCCGAACTCGAGGCGGTGACGGCAATCGCGCGGCTTGGCGGCTTCCGCGCCGCGGCCCGGGAACTCGGCGTTTCGTCCTCTGCGCTCAGCCATGCCGTGTCGGCGCTAGAAGAACGGCTGGACGTCCGTCTCTTCAACCGGACGACCCGGTCGGTGGCATTGACGGCGGCGGGCGAGGCCTTCGTGGCGGAAGTCCTGCCGGCTCTCGCCGCGATCGACGGTGCCGTCGAGAGGGTGACGGAATCACGGGCGCGACCGAGGGGAACGCTCCGGCTGAATACCTCGCCCGGTGCGGCACGCATCGTGCTGCAGCCGTTGCTCATGGAGTATCTCAGGCGCTTTCCGGAAATGGCGGTGGAGGTGGCGACCGACAATGCCCTGGTCGACATCGTCGCCCTCGGTTTCGATGCTGGTTTCAGGCTGTCCGAAGCGGTGCCGCCAGACATGATCGCCGTTCCGGTGACACGCCAGACGCGCATGATCGTCGTCGGATCGCCGGACTATTTCCGTGAAAAGGCGGCGCCGCTGCGACCGGGCGATCTCGTGAACCACACCTGTATCCGGGCGCGGAGGGCGAGCGGCCGGATCTACCACTGGGAATTCTCGCGTCGTGGTGAAAGCGTGGAGATCGATGTGCCCGGACGGCTCATCCTGGACGAGAGCGGGCTGATGCTCGAGGCGGCACTATGTGGCGCGGGACTGGCTTATCTCTCCGATCATGCAGTCCAGGAGCACGTCGCTTCCGGGCGATTGCTGCAGGTTCTCGATGATTGGACGCCACCCTATGACGGCCTGTGCCTCTATTTCTCCGGCCGACGACACGTGCCGGCAAAACTCCGCGCGTTGATCGAACTCGTCAGAGAGTTGCGCGTCGAAGGTGGTGGAGCCGTCGGCGCTACGCCCTGA
- a CDS encoding RNA polymerase sigma factor produces METRHQVYFANRTALVAYATRIVGSRETAEDIVQEAFIRFAPANADNGSQGRSPAYLYRIVRNLCLDLLKRRKIEAREEQGEPPFWSMPIDMPTPEDIVMVSDEIRRISGVLDDLPVEVRVALEMHRFGGYTLEEIAAHLNISIATAHRHVRTAMMRVAATLAGDAS; encoded by the coding sequence ATGGAAACGCGCCATCAGGTCTATTTCGCCAATCGGACCGCTTTGGTCGCCTATGCCACCCGCATCGTCGGATCGCGCGAAACTGCCGAAGACATCGTGCAGGAGGCGTTCATCCGCTTCGCGCCGGCCAACGCCGACAACGGTTCCCAGGGGCGCTCGCCTGCCTATCTCTACAGGATCGTTCGCAACCTCTGCCTGGATCTTCTCAAGCGCCGGAAGATCGAGGCACGGGAGGAACAGGGCGAACCGCCTTTCTGGTCGATGCCGATCGACATGCCGACGCCTGAAGATATCGTGATGGTGAGCGACGAGATCAGGCGCATTTCCGGCGTCCTCGACGATCTTCCCGTGGAGGTTCGGGTGGCCCTTGAGATGCACCGCTTCGGTGGGTACACCCTGGAAGAAATCGCTGCCCACCTGAACATCTCCATAGCGACCGCCCATCGCCACGTGCGCACCGCCATGATGCGGGTGGCCGCAACTCTGGCAGGCGACGCCTCCTAG
- a CDS encoding FecR family protein: MTKDKHIPEALLEEAMDWFLELKARPNCRETEVAFRAWLGRSELHLRSWETALKTWQLLGEVPPVHEHLWRGAKPSGSSVVPVRPPNRRVVRTLGVGAAAMALAACLVLFVSLPSLLVWWQADHVTETAESRTITLQDGTTIQMSGGSAIATEITATARHVRLLRGEAYFDVARDPSRPFVVDAGGVEVSVLGTSFDVQLASTETTVELAHGTVAVSYNGESHRQNFELAPGETATVTHATGAVTRGAIASEEIGAWRSGKMFVNNVTVAAAAERLQRYHSAWISVPQSELAGRRVTGVYDLTDPDHALQALVQPFGGKVREVTPYGRVLTQF; this comes from the coding sequence TTGACCAAGGACAAGCACATACCGGAGGCGTTGCTGGAAGAGGCCATGGACTGGTTCCTCGAGCTGAAGGCACGCCCGAACTGTCGGGAGACCGAAGTTGCGTTCCGGGCCTGGTTGGGTCGGTCGGAATTGCATCTCCGATCCTGGGAGACGGCATTGAAAACCTGGCAGTTGCTGGGAGAAGTGCCGCCGGTTCATGAGCATCTCTGGCGCGGCGCTAAGCCGTCGGGTTCGTCGGTCGTCCCGGTCCGCCCGCCGAACCGCCGGGTGGTGCGAACCCTAGGTGTCGGCGCCGCGGCCATGGCGCTTGCCGCCTGCCTGGTGCTTTTCGTCTCGCTGCCGTCGCTGCTGGTGTGGTGGCAGGCCGATCACGTGACCGAGACCGCCGAGAGCAGGACGATCACACTGCAGGACGGCACGACGATCCAAATGAGCGGCGGCAGCGCGATTGCCACCGAGATTACAGCCACGGCCCGGCACGTTCGGCTTCTCAGGGGCGAGGCCTATTTCGATGTTGCACGCGACCCGTCTCGTCCCTTCGTCGTCGACGCCGGCGGCGTGGAGGTTTCGGTTCTCGGCACCTCTTTCGACGTGCAGCTCGCGAGTACGGAGACCACGGTCGAGCTAGCTCATGGCACCGTCGCCGTTTCGTACAACGGGGAAAGCCACAGGCAGAACTTCGAGCTCGCGCCGGGAGAAACGGCGACGGTGACTCATGCGACGGGCGCGGTTACCCGAGGCGCGATCGCGTCCGAAGAGATCGGCGCCTGGCGCAGCGGCAAGATGTTCGTCAACAACGTCACCGTTGCCGCTGCCGCCGAGCGGCTGCAACGCTACCATTCCGCCTGGATCTCCGTCCCGCAATCCGAACTCGCGGGACGAAGGGTTACAGGCGTCTATGACCTTACCGACCCGGACCACGCTCTTCAGGCATTGGTTCAGCCCTTCGGCGGCAAGGTGCGCGAGGTGACACCCTATGGCCGCGTTCTGACGCAATTTTAA